ATCGCGACGACGGGCCTCAAAGGCTAATGCTTGCCGATCATACGACTTTAAACGACACAGTTAAGTGACTCATGTTAAGTAAGAAAGAGAAGCCAATGCGCCTTGTACGCCACCCTCAAAGCCCATTGATGTACCCGAACCCGTTACATCGCTGGGAAGCAATGAATGTCTTTAATAGCGCGGTGGTCCAGCATAACGGCCTTTTCCATATGCTGTATCGCGCGCAGGGCGTGGATTTTATCTCACACATTGGGTATGCCGTCAGCAAAGATGGCCTCAAGTGGAACCGCCTGGAAGAACCCGTTATCTCGCCACATCTAGGGCGTGATGATTACCGGGGCGTCGAAGACCCACGTGTGACGCCGCTCGATGGCAAGTTCTATATGACGTATACCCTTTATGGCGAGAACAGCTTTTATCCGATGATCGCCCAGTCCAATAACCTGATTGATTGGGAAGACATCGGCCCATTGGAAAAAGCCGAGAACAAAGACCACGTCCTGTTCCCAGAGAAAATGGGTGGCCGCTACGTCATCCTACATCGCCGCCCCAAACACATCTGGATCGGTTACAGCGATGATCTCCTCAACTGGACAGATCACGAAGTCATCATGTCACCACGTCCTGATAATGGTTGGGATGCCACCAGCATTGGCTCCAACGGCGTGCCGATCAAGACAGAATATGGCTGGCTGCTGTTCTACCATGGCTACAATGAGGAGCATGTTTATCGTCAGTCCGTGGCACTGCTGGACCTGGAAGACCCGCGTAAAGTCCTGCATCGGCCCAAAGACATCATCATGGAGCCAGAAGAAACATGGGAGATCAAAGGCGATGTTCCCAACGTCATCTTTAGCTGCTCCGCCAATGTGGTTGGCGATGATTTATACTTCTACTACGCGGGGGCAGATCGCCTGATCGGTCTGGCGACGGCCCCACTCAAAGATGTGATTGACTTTGCCCGATTTGGGTAAACAGCGTCACGGTTTCCGTTGTTAGTTTGTCTGTCGCTCCTGTTGTTTGATCGAAAACCTCCGGCTAATAGGTCGGAGGTTTTTCGTTTATCAGCTAAGTTGTCTCAGCAATATCTATATGGGTGATTGCCACTCCAAAGAGAGGCAAAGCCCTGCATCATCCATAGAAGTTTTGGACAATCCTCTGTTATAGTCTGTGCGTTGGAATACGAAAAAGACAATTCAACAATTGCTTATACTGATATTCTGGAGCAAGTGATGTTAAAGACGACAGAGATTAATATCCGCGACCCCTTTGTGCTGCCCATGCCATCGGAGCAGCAGTATTATCTTTACGGCACAATTGGCACAGAAACCTGGGAGGGCAAGGCCAGCGGTATCGATTATTACACCAGCCAGGACCTGGAAAATTGGGAAGGCCCTTTTGCTGCGTTCCGGCCCCCGGCGGGCTTCTGGGCTGATCGGAACTTCTGGGCACCAGAAGTGCATGCTTATCTTGGGCGTTATTATATGTTCGCCAGTTTTAAGGCCGAAGGTGTCAGCCGGGGTACGCAAATCCTGGCCGCTGATACCCCAAAAGGGCCGTTTCTGCCCATCAGCGAGGGCCCGATGACACCCCGCGATTGGGAGTGTCTTGATGGCACCCTGTACGTAGACGCAGAAAAACAACCATGGATGGTTTTCTGCCATGAATGGGTACAGGTCGGCGATGGTGAAGTTTGCGCGGTACGCCTGAGCGATGATCTGAGCGCCGCAGTAGGCCAGCCACAGCTATTATTCCACGCTTCCGAAGCACCCTGGGCCCAAGAGATCCATCCCAAAGGAAGAAGCGGCTACGTGACAGATGGCCCTTTCATGCACCGGCTGTCAAATGGAGAGCTGATTATGTTGTGGTCCAGCTTCAGCACCGGGGGTTACACGGTCGGTATCGCAAGGACGGCATCCGGCGACATTACAGGTCCCTGGGAACAGGATGCAGAACCGTTGTATGCGGGTGATGGCGGCCATTGTATGGTCTTCAGGACGTTTGATGGGCAGTTGCTGCTAGCGTATCATCGCCCCAATGAAACACCCCAGGAACGCCCCTTCTTCGTCCCACTGCGGGAAGAAGGCTCAACGCTGGTCATCGATCAGAACGCATAAAACCAAATTTCTCATCTCGTAAAACCAACTTATCCAGATAGCAAAAAGGCCCGTCAATTGACGGGCCTTTTTGCTCAGACACTGTATGTTATCCTGCTGAGGAGGTAGGACTCGAACCTACAACCTTCGGCTCCAAAGGCCGCCGCTCTGCCGATTGAGCTACTCCTCATTATTGCGAGAGGACATTATACCAGAGTCGCTTAGAGACTCAAGTCAAAATCTTCAATAACCTTTACTGTCCGCCCAATGGGTCCGGGTACGCGTGACCACCACCGTAAGAATAGTTTGGCGTGGCAGTTGCACGCGCTGGCAGCGGCACATCGTATTCAATCGGCAAGAAGCTAATCGCCGCCCGTGTTTCCAGCGTAAAGAGCGCGACCCAACCTTCTCCAAGGGCGCTCCGGACCTTAACCCAGGGGCTATAAGGGCTGCGTGCGATCAGTTCAACCTCTGTCCCCAGGGGGAGCGTGGTTAGGGCCGTAAAGCTGGCATCTGGCGCCGCACGCAAATTACTGCCGAAGTTAACCGCAACAACCCCCGTCGTACCCAATGTGCCGGAGCGTTGAGGTGGTTGTGGGGTCGCCTGATAGACGACTTCTACAAAACCGGGCTGCCCTTCCAGTAATTCCGCATACATCCAACCCGTTTCACCATTACCAAGCCGGACGTGGTACCAGTCCCGTTCCGGGTTCTGCCCCAGGATGCTGACGACTTCCCCAGCGGGGATCTGATAGAGCAAGCGCGCATTCGCATCAGGCTCTGTACGCATGTTGACATTCGCTGCTGTGCGTAGATAACCAGGCTGCGGCAGCAATACCGGACGATCTAATGCCGTCACGGGGATATTGGCGATACGGCTTGTTTCCAGGGGTACAGCCGGCGAGGGTACTTCTGCAGGACTGGCAAATTCAGCATCGTTGTAACGCACATCAAGCTGCTGGCCTGCAAATGCAATTTGTGCCTGCCCAAAGACGATGAAGCGCGCTTGCCCTTCGATCATGATGAAGTGCGTGACATCATTTTCTGTCTGTACAACCAGTGTGCCATTCAAATCTGTCGAAACGCCATTGATGACCAAGCGAGATGCAACACCATATTCACCCTGCACAATAAAGGAGCTGAGCGGCAGCGTGCTGCAATGCGAAGCAGTATGCTGTGTCGTCTTCACCGTGAAGGACTGCCACTGTGGCAAGTTTAAGTTCTGGTCGGTTACATCACGGACTTCAACATCACCGAGGATGAGGCCGTTCATATGGATGTTTTCTTCCAGGTGCAGCCACATCATGCCGCCGCTGCCATTTTCAAGGAGTGGCTGGCCGCGTACCCAGGCAATATCACTGGCTGAAACGAGCGACCCCGGCAAAGCAATCGATGCCGTGATCTGCTGTGGCTCAACCTCCGGCGCGAGGCCACCATTGCACAAATAGCCGCTTGGCTGGCCTAAACAGTCTTCGCCTGCGGCTGTATAGAGCTGCTCCAGGGTCACGGTACATTGTGCGCTAAGGGCCGCGACATTCGGCGTACTGCTTGGGATAGGTGTCATGGTGGGCGTCAGCGATGGTGTAATCGGAACAGCCGTGGGAATCGAAGTAGGCTGTTGTGTCGGCGTCACATAGATGACGTTACGGGTAGCTGTCGGCTGTTGCGCCAGGCTGTCAATAGGTGCGACACCTGTTGCGCGCGGCGCGCACGCCGAAAGCAGTAACATCAGCCCGACAACACCATAAACTGCTTTACGATCTGACCACGTCATTATCTCGATCACGTTCCCTACCGTTGGCAAAGTCGCGCCATTGTACCATCGTTTTCGATGCCTGCCTGTACGACATTGGCAAGGCGTAGGACGAATGAATCAGATACGCCCCAAAAGAAGTATGATACACTGCATCTAACAAATTTGTGACACTCAGCCCACACAACGCTATGAGGAACGCCAACCCTATGCAAACGATCAACCCACCTTTACGACTCTTAGCCAGCTTCACAGATGCTTACGGTACCACGCCCACCCAGATTTTACAGGTGCCGGGCCGCGATATGTGGATGGCTGCAACTGTCGTGGAAACCGGGAAGATCTGCATTGTCGCGCCAGACCTTGAAGCAAGGACGACGTTTGATCGGCGTAGTGCTCGCACTCAGCGCAGCACAACCAATCGCCCGCTGCCAAGATGGGCCACTTACTGTGCTGGCGCACTGCTAAAGCTGGCCTATGAGCAAATGGAGCTGCCCGGCGCTAATATCGCGATTGTGGGCGCGGAACCCAGTGGGCCGCGTTATGTCTATACACTGGGAATGGCATTTGTAGCCATTGTGCTGAATCATTTTCAGCAGGAGTATGATAGTGACCGCTTGATTGACGTCATCGAGGCTGTGCGCCGCGATTACATCTCCTGATGGCATGCCCTCTAACGAGCCCTCCCTGAGGCAAAGATAGCCTCATAAGCATCGAAAAAGGGCACAGATTGTGTCCTTTGTGAAATACCTTCTCATGCACCTTGCGATACATCTACGGAACAACTATTTGATGCCAAGCGCTGCTAAGCCCTTCTTGATGCTATTCGCCGGGCTGACTTTGAGCTGTTCATCCAGAACAACGCCATTCTCGTCAATGATCCAGTGAGAACGGATGACGCCTTCGTAGGTTTTGCCGTACATGGATTTTTCACCCCAGGCACCCCACGCTTCCAGGATGGCATGATCTTCATCACTCAGCAGATCGTAAGGCAGATTTTCCGCAATTTTCCATTTTTTGTTATCAGCAGGCTTATCCGGGCTGATGCCCAGTACAACGCTGTTCACAGCTTCGACCTGCGGGAAAGCGTCGCGGAAGCCACAAGCCTGCGTCGTGCAACCGCTGGTCCCCGCTTTAGGATACGCAAATAAGATGACGCGCTTGCCACGATAATCACTCAGTTTGACCTGTTCACCTTCCTGATTCGGCAATTCAAAATCAGGGGCCATTTCGCCGACTTTCGGCATATCTTTAACTCCTTATAGACGACGCAGCGCTGTACTAATCATTCTTGACAGGTGCGTTCACAGCCGCCAACGCCGCTTTCATACTTTCTTCAGGGCCAATGCCCACCTTAGAATCGAGAATACGTCCCTCTTCGTCGATAGCCCAATAACTACGATTGGCAACCGGCATCTTGATGGGACCAATCCCCATACCCCAGGCATCCCATGCTTCCAGAACCTTATGGTCCACATCACTCAGGAGGTCATAGGTCAGGTTCTGCTCTCGCTTGAACTTTTGCAGGTCTTCCTGGTTATCACTGCTGATACCAAAAACAACCGCGTTGGCATTCGTCATATCCGGCAGTGCATCACGGAAGCTACATGCCTGTGTGGTGCAACCAGGTGTGCTGGCCTTAGGGAAGGCGAAGATGACCACTTTTTGGCCGCGATAATCACTGAGCTTCACAATTTCGCCATCTTGGTTCGGCAGTTCGAAATCAGGTACAAGATCACCCACCTGCAACATAGGGTTTCTCCATCATGTAAAGTACAATCGGCTTTGATAATACCTCTTGTGATGGCATCAGCAAATGAAATCATGATGAGAGCTTGGCACTAGACGAGTTTTTATTCTGGCACTTGCCAAAGTCGTACAACACCATTTGTATCGATGGAAGCAATTAAACTCCCATCAGGGCTAAAAGCACAATCAGTAATCCCTGCACCCATATTCTCTAAATTAGCTAGCTGCCGTTGATCAGATACATCCCAAATGCGCATGGTTTCATCTAACCCACATGTGACTATCAGATCACCTGTTGGATTAAAGTCAACACTCCATATCTCGCGACGATGATCTGATAATATACCAACCTCTAAGCCTGTCTCCGTATCCCATAAACGTGCAATCCGATCCTTCCCAACAGTTACTAATAAAGTACCTGTTGGATTAAAATCAATTTCAGTTATTGCTTCTCCATGATCAAGTGTATAAAGATGGTCTAGGTCTTCTTTCTCGGGTCCCCAAATATATGCATGACCATCCCATGTACCTGCTGCAAACAACATATCGTCAGATGCAAACGCAATTCCGTCAACTCCACCGCTCAGTTCTACAGAACGCAACTCATTAGCGGTACCGGTCTCTAAAAGAGAGGCCACATCCCAAAACACAATGTTTCGATCGTTACCTCCTCCAGCAGTGGCTAATATCTCGCCATTATTGGCGAATTTGATGCTGATGATGTCATCGAAATGCCCATTTAAGATGGTAATTTCTTCAAATGTTTCCATACTCCAGATTTTTGCTCGTGCAGTTTCATCCCAGGAACCAGAAACAAGCAAAGCTCCATCTGGACTAAAAGCAAGTTCTAAAACGCTGCCATCATGCGCAGGAATTTCTTGTACTAATTCAAGTGTTTCCACATCCCATAAGCGGATAATGCCATCATCTGACCCTGTAGCTAAAAGTGTACTATCAGGGCTAAAAGCTACGGATCTTCCCCAAGGTTCATGAACACTAGAAGAAAAAAATTCCTGTATACTTTCCACCGTTTCAGCTGTAATAGGTGCTACATTACCTCTATCTTGGGCGCTAATAATAGGAACAAAACATAATAACCCTAAACAAAACAGTGAAAATTTTAGGTTGTAAAAAGTCATAATACAAATCTCCATGATATGTTAAAGAAAAGAGTAGGACGTGTTTTTATCTGCTAGAAGCTGTTCCAGTTGGCGTCGGTGTATCAAAACAAGAAAGACGAAATGAACACGCTGTACCCGTAACTTGAGGTGTTGTTTCAAAATCAGTATCTCTGATCAAGGTACTTGTAGCTTGAAGTGTAGGTGTTACCATTCCCGGTATTAAAGTTGGCGATATGGGTACCATAGTCTCTGGGGTTCCTGTTATCACTAAAGGCGGCAAATCGCTATTAACTACAATATTAACCGTGATAACAATAGATATTGACAAAGCGAAAAAAAGGCTGAATGCAATTGTAAGCGTTAATACAGGGGACTCTCGCAACTGATCTAGCAGCCACAAAACAATTTCATGTATACATGGTCTTCCCTGGTTCTTTTTCTTCTTTTCTTCCATGTGTTAATACTCGCCTAAATAAGTAGACTGACAGCATTTGAGAAATGAACATGACTCAACAGAATGTTACTAAATTTTATGACGCATTTGCAAGCGATTATACGGCCATCTTCGCAGATTGGATGGCCTCTGTAACGCGGCAAGGCAAAAATTTAGCGGATTTGCTGACGCAGATCGGCTATGCACCTGGCAGGTCGCTCCGTGATGTGACCTGTGGCGTAGGCACCCAGACGTTCGGGCTGGCCCAACAAGGGTATCGTGTGCATGGGACTGATCTCAGCCCACAGGCCATCGAAGAAGCGAAAAAACTGGCAGGTCGCTTCTCATTGGCAGAGCAACCCACCTTCAGCGTGATGGACCTGCTACAACCCCCTGCTTCAGTCCAGCAAGCGGATGTGGTGCTCAGTGCAGATAACAGCATCGCTCATTTCCTGACGCCGCAGAACCTGCAAACAGCTTTCAACACTATGAAGCTGCATATGCACGATCACAGCCTGCTCATGCTCACCCTACGCGATTACGATACCCTGCTCCAGATCAAGCCCACATCGACGGAGCCGCGCATCAGCCATACAGAGAGAGGCAAACAAGTCACATTCCAGACATGGGAATGGGACGCCGTGCAGCCAGTTTATCAGGTGGAGATGTTCATCATGACGGAACAGGAAGCGGGTTGGCATACACGCAGTTTAAAGACGACGCTGCGCGCATGGCAGCAAGCAGAAATCAGCCTTGGCTTAGCAGCAGTCGGCTTGAAGAACATCACATGGTATCCGCCAGAGACGAGCGGCTACTATCAGCCTATCGTCACAGCCACGTACTAACGCATCATGCAGCATCAAGCGTTTAACCTGAATACCCTGAAAAATGGCACTGAACGGCAGCAAGCTGCATACGATGCAATTGTCAGAATTGGCGTGATGCAGGCCCTGCGGCCCTATACCCCAGTGCTGGCGGGCACGATTCCGCTGGATGTCGATATTCCCGGCAGCGACCTGGATATTTTGTGTTATGCGCCTGATCTAGACACCTTCGCCGCTGAGGCAGAACAACAGTATGGACACATACCTACGTTCAACGCTCAGACAAAGCCCATCAACGGACACGCGACCCATCTTGTGCGATTCCAGGCTTTTGATTTTGACTTTGAACTATTCACGCAGGCAATCCCTGTCGAGCAGCAAAACGGCTATGTGCATATGCTGATTGAGCACCGCCTGCTGGCGCTGTTCCCGCAATCGCGCGAGCCAATCCGGAACTTAAAGCGCGGCGGCCTCAAAACGGAACCCGCTTTTGCTCATCACTTCAAGCTGATCGGCGATCCTTATATCGTACTGCTGCAATTAGCCCGTCTGGATGATGCAGACTTACTCAGGAGGTTCACAACGTGATGACAGCCATCGAGACGCTAACAGAAGCAGGCCATCATGTGATTGCAGGCCGTCCGGCCAGTAAGCGATTATCGGCCTTTGTGCGGTTCGCAGGGGATACAAAATCGTATCAAGACCCTTTGATTGTACGGCTTCTGAGCAATGCTCAATTACGCAAAGGAGCCACACAAACCGCTGAGCAGATCATCAAGGCTGTCAAACCTGGCAAAGCGCATGAGCGCTTTATGCAGCAGGCAACCCAACTCGTCCAGAAGGGCCTACAACGTGGCTATACCTTAACCTGCCCGACCTGTGCCCTGACGGATTGGTACCCGCTGCAGCCGCCCCTCGCCGGGGATGTTGCGCAAATCGGCCCGTTGCGTTGTTCAGGCTGCCACAATCCTATAACGCTGCCCTTCAATGCCCAGTTCGCCTACAAGCTGAATCCATTGGTGCGAGAGGCCCTCAAAGAAGGCGGCCTGACGATCCTCAACCCATGGGTTTATCTGCTGGAATGGGGGGCTGTGGAGGAGCACATCGCGCTGGAAGTGAAAAACCGGCATATGCATACCGATATTGACATGCTGCTTCGGTCTCCGCAGGGAGGCATCCTGGTTGAGTGCAAGGATAACTTCAAAAAGACGGACGCCGCCCTGCCACAACTCCAGCGGACGATTGATCAAGGACTGATGCTCGCAGAGACTCTGGGCTATCGCTATATCTTCGCCACCCTGCAAGAGACGGTTCCAGCGACCCTTGAAGCACAGATTGCACAGGGCAATGGTCAGTTGCTCACGGGGAGGGACCTGCTCAAGCCATGGGAATAGACGATACAGGTGATAGTTTATGGCCCTGTAGACGTGCTGATAACCTGTACACCTTCCCCAGGCATACCCGTTACCGTTGGCGTACCCTCTGCGCTAGCATCCGGCACAGCAAAGGGCCCGAACACACGGCCATCGTTGGTAAGTGCGTAACTCTGCCCTGCGTTGCCATCCAGGAAGAACGTCCCAGTTGTGAATCGCTGCGTCCCCAAAGCGACATCTGATAGCGCTTCCGTGCGTGCATACCCCATGCGTTCTCGCAAACCAGGCACATTCAACCACACGACAGCAAAATCCCCTTCCGGCGGCAACAATCCCGGCGGCGCGGTCTGTCCCTGGATGACGACCTGTGGCGGCGCTTCGACATAAGAGTAGAGGCCACGATCCCCATCAATCGTAATCGCCCAGATTTCACGCGTTTCGTCACGGCGATACATAATGCCATTCTCAAAGACCTGCACCGTCCCAAAGAAGCCCAGTGCTGCCTGGATGGGGCATCCCAGTTCTGTATTGACGTCTGATGAAGTCCGCCATGCGTCCAAGTAGGCATTATCCACAGGAACGCCGCAGCGATTAGCATTCGCAGTTGGCTCTATGAAGACGTTGATGTCCGGCGCAAAGAATGGCTCTGCCACGTTAACGCTGCTATCGTCGCGCTCGGCCTCACCAATGAAGACACCGACAAAAGGCGTCTGAGTGGGTTGAATCGTCGCAGTTGGGACGGCAACTGTCGGCGTGATAGCAAGCTGTGTCGCGCGGACCTGCTCGACATTCGGCGTCGGAGATATATAGGCGGTTGCGAGGATGCGTTCATGCTCCAGGGTGGGGGTAGGCACTGTTGATTCTGTTGACATCGCATCACAGGCTGCCACGATGCATGCGACCATCAACAGCATCAGCATGGTGTATAAGCTGCGTTGTTTGCGCATCACATGGCCCATCATCGCCCTATCACTCCCTAGCGTACGCTGATTGTCGTCAGCGGCAAAGTATCCCCAACGGATTGACCTTCTGTATCCGTCACCTGAGGCCGATACCCATTGCCGCAGTCCCCTGCGGGGGCCAGAGCACACGTATACAGGCCCACAAAGACAGTATAATCCCCGGCGGGCATATCGGCAGGCAATTTGATCTCGTATTCATCATAGATATACTCCTCCGGCGACCACCATTCACTCATGGCATAGCCACCTGGATGCAGCTTATCAACCTGGGCCAGCGGCGGCACTTCTGGCTCGCCAATATGCACAAAGCTGCTGTAATTGATGGCGATATCGTCGCGGCGACCCTGCCAATAAACCGCAAGGCGCACAGTATCACCGGGGGCAAAGGTCGTCCGTCCCAGGTCATACCCTGTGACGCGGGCCAATTCGCCCTCCTCATCACTGAACGTATAACGGACCTCTGTCCGGGCAGGGGCACGGCCCGGCTCCGTGTTCAGCCACAAAACGCTTGGTTCCGGCATAAATAGCAGCACGCCAACTAACGCGACTGCACCACCGATCAAAACGCCGAAGGCTTGCCGCTGCGTGACCTGTGGCACACGATCCACGGGGACGCCCGCTGGCAAGAAGCGCAGGCAGGCGAAGAATGCAATGATCGTCAGAATGCTGATGAGATTACCGAACAAGCGCGGCATCGTCGCCGTCAGGTTGACGCTGACCGTATGTTGACCTGCGGGGACTTCAAAC
The Phototrophicus methaneseepsis DNA segment above includes these coding regions:
- a CDS encoding glycosidase, encoding MRLVRHPQSPLMYPNPLHRWEAMNVFNSAVVQHNGLFHMLYRAQGVDFISHIGYAVSKDGLKWNRLEEPVISPHLGRDDYRGVEDPRVTPLDGKFYMTYTLYGENSFYPMIAQSNNLIDWEDIGPLEKAENKDHVLFPEKMGGRYVILHRRPKHIWIGYSDDLLNWTDHEVIMSPRPDNGWDATSIGSNGVPIKTEYGWLLFYHGYNEEHVYRQSVALLDLEDPRKVLHRPKDIIMEPEETWEIKGDVPNVIFSCSANVVGDDLYFYYAGADRLIGLATAPLKDVIDFARFG
- a CDS encoding glycoside hydrolase family 43 protein, with protein sequence MLKTTEINIRDPFVLPMPSEQQYYLYGTIGTETWEGKASGIDYYTSQDLENWEGPFAAFRPPAGFWADRNFWAPEVHAYLGRYYMFASFKAEGVSRGTQILAADTPKGPFLPISEGPMTPRDWECLDGTLYVDAEKQPWMVFCHEWVQVGDGEVCAVRLSDDLSAAVGQPQLLFHASEAPWAQEIHPKGRSGYVTDGPFMHRLSNGELIMLWSSFSTGGYTVGIARTASGDITGPWEQDAEPLYAGDGGHCMVFRTFDGQLLLAYHRPNETPQERPFFVPLREEGSTLVIDQNA
- a CDS encoding SH3 domain-containing protein, translated to MTWSDRKAVYGVVGLMLLLSACAPRATGVAPIDSLAQQPTATRNVIYVTPTQQPTSIPTAVPITPSLTPTMTPIPSSTPNVAALSAQCTVTLEQLYTAAGEDCLGQPSGYLCNGGLAPEVEPQQITASIALPGSLVSASDIAWVRGQPLLENGSGGMMWLHLEENIHMNGLILGDVEVRDVTDQNLNLPQWQSFTVKTTQHTASHCSTLPLSSFIVQGEYGVASRLVINGVSTDLNGTLVVQTENDVTHFIMIEGQARFIVFGQAQIAFAGQQLDVRYNDAEFASPAEVPSPAVPLETSRIANIPVTALDRPVLLPQPGYLRTAANVNMRTEPDANARLLYQIPAGEVVSILGQNPERDWYHVRLGNGETGWMYAELLEGQPGFVEVVYQATPQPPQRSGTLGTTGVVAVNFGSNLRAAPDASFTALTTLPLGTEVELIARSPYSPWVKVRSALGEGWVALFTLETRAAISFLPIEYDVPLPARATATPNYSYGGGHAYPDPLGGQ
- the bcp gene encoding thioredoxin-dependent thiol peroxidase; translated protein: MPKVGEMAPDFELPNQEGEQVKLSDYRGKRVILFAYPKAGTSGCTTQACGFRDAFPQVEAVNSVVLGISPDKPADNKKWKIAENLPYDLLSDEDHAILEAWGAWGEKSMYGKTYEGVIRSHWIIDENGVVLDEQLKVSPANSIKKGLAALGIK
- a CDS encoding peroxiredoxin, producing the protein MLQVGDLVPDFELPNQDGEIVKLSDYRGQKVVIFAFPKASTPGCTTQACSFRDALPDMTNANAVVFGISSDNQEDLQKFKREQNLTYDLLSDVDHKVLEAWDAWGMGIGPIKMPVANRSYWAIDEEGRILDSKVGIGPEESMKAALAAVNAPVKND
- a CDS encoding WD40 repeat domain-containing protein, translated to MTFYNLKFSLFCLGLLCFVPIISAQDRGNVAPITAETVESIQEFFSSSVHEPWGRSVAFSPDSTLLATGSDDGIIRLWDVETLELVQEIPAHDGSVLELAFSPDGALLVSGSWDETARAKIWSMETFEEITILNGHFDDIISIKFANNGEILATAGGGNDRNIVFWDVASLLETGTANELRSVELSGGVDGIAFASDDMLFAAGTWDGHAYIWGPEKEDLDHLYTLDHGEAITEIDFNPTGTLLVTVGKDRIARLWDTETGLEVGILSDHRREIWSVDFNPTGDLIVTCGLDETMRIWDVSDQRQLANLENMGAGITDCAFSPDGSLIASIDTNGVVRLWQVPE
- a CDS encoding class I SAM-dependent DNA methyltransferase yields the protein MTQQNVTKFYDAFASDYTAIFADWMASVTRQGKNLADLLTQIGYAPGRSLRDVTCGVGTQTFGLAQQGYRVHGTDLSPQAIEEAKKLAGRFSLAEQPTFSVMDLLQPPASVQQADVVLSADNSIAHFLTPQNLQTAFNTMKLHMHDHSLLMLTLRDYDTLLQIKPTSTEPRISHTERGKQVTFQTWEWDAVQPVYQVEMFIMTEQEAGWHTRSLKTTLRAWQQAEISLGLAAVGLKNITWYPPETSGYYQPIVTATY
- a CDS encoding DUF4269 domain-containing protein, with product MQHQAFNLNTLKNGTERQQAAYDAIVRIGVMQALRPYTPVLAGTIPLDVDIPGSDLDILCYAPDLDTFAAEAEQQYGHIPTFNAQTKPINGHATHLVRFQAFDFDFELFTQAIPVEQQNGYVHMLIEHRLLALFPQSREPIRNLKRGGLKTEPAFAHHFKLIGDPYIVLLQLARLDDADLLRRFTT